Proteins co-encoded in one Ziziphus jujuba cultivar Dongzao chromosome 9, ASM3175591v1 genomic window:
- the LOC132805396 gene encoding FRIGIDA-like protein 3 isoform X1, whose translation MLMECLSILLTNLDIVSASEVITEEVKVRAKAIAEEWKPKLDALDMDASNGNSLEAHAFLQLLATFGVQSDFDEEELSKLIPMVSRRRQTADLCRSLGLSEKMSGVVEVLVNSGRQIDAVNLAYAFDLTEKFSPVALLKSYLKEARKASSPVKPGNASPTVQNEVNERELTALKAVIKCIEEHKLEEQYPVDPLQKRVIQLEKAKADKKRVTEAAKPQPKRPRANGVGYVPRVTNIAAEKNFYPRVADNRYPQYMYERSYVYPGPNENHCPSLLGSATYNLSPGHSNYFANGYQYQTAYLH comes from the exons ATGTTGATGGAATGTCTGAGCATTTTGTTAACAAACCTAGATATAGTCTCTGCTTCTGAGGTAATTACAGAAGAGGTTAAGGTGCGGGCAAAGGCAATTGCTGAAGAATGGAAGCCAAAGTTGGATGCCCTTGATATGGATGCTAGCAATGGGAACTCTTTAGAGGCTCATGCATTTTTGCAACTTTTGGCCACTTTTGGTGTTCAATCTGATTTTGATGAGGAAGAACTATCAAAGCTAATACCAATGGTTTCTCGTCGTCGCCAAACAGCTGACCTTTGCCGTTCCCTTGGATTGTCTGAGAAAATGTCAG GTGTAGTTGAAGTACTTGTAAATAGTGGAAGGCAGATTGATGCTGTGAACTTGGCTTATGCGTTTGACCTCACGGAGAAGTTCTCACCTGTGGCTCTACTTAAATCTTACTTGAAGGAGGCAAGAAAAGCTTCTTCACCTGTCAAACCTGGAAATGCATCTCCCACTGTACAG AATGAGGTGAATGAGCGTGAACTGACTGCACTTAAGGCTGTGATCAAGTGCATTGAAGAGCATAAGCTTGAGGAGCAGTACCCTGTGGATCCACTTCAGAAACGGGTTATCCAGCTGGAGAAAGCCAAAGCAGACAAGAAAAGGGTGACTGAAGCTGCAAAGCCTCAACCAAAGAGACCCCGAGCTAATGGTGTTGGATATGTGCCTCGTGTTACTAATATTGCTGCtgaaaagaatttttatccTAGAGTTGCCGATAATAGGTATCCACAGTACATGTATGAGAGGTCGTATGTTTACCCTGGGCCTAATGAAAACCATTGCCCCTCTCTGCTGGGTTCTGCTACTTACAACCTGTCTCCTGGTCACAGCAACTACTTTGCAAATGGCTACCAGTACCAAACCGCATATCTTCACTAG
- the LOC107408759 gene encoding TPR repeat-containing protein ZIP4, whose amino-acid sequence MQLGSKVVNKGIPEGVWVSAVEAYFQAAGTAGAETAKGVFLGLLGRCHISASAAVRVAHKVVGDGGSGGEGARVRAKVVAELVSDERVVALFSGEAAGKQRVAMHALLWNCAADHFRSKDYETSAEIFEKSMLYVPYDSENSILRAKGFRVLCLCHLGLSQLDQAQEYINEAEKLEPNITAAFLKLKIYLQKNDKNSSINQIQAMTTCLDFSPDFLSLAAHEAVACRALTVAVAALSSLLNFYANGKSMPTPEVVVLRTLITILTQEPGNELEVFKFVKWAYNRASEVGSDCFFGKGEVGRRERNWFAVTSWNLGTKTGKERNFELCSHFMKLASKFYGFLVDLEVEENSIMVCKSLILTVSATIASENQKNAALSDSEVKQAIELLDRAGKILKTNSTGTRLNDDQASNIEPDLFFIYTFCAYEIQGRLNDLGSQLVLVKGFASSKVCNPRYLLQIGLRASQGPWPNYEIATFALNECLSALLSSPSPDYQNVALIVRKLIVIASIRKGETDDEALHAMYKQAYRVMVGLKDGEYPIEEGKWLATTAWNRAALPMRLGQIDVGKKWMNTGLELAKQVPSMETCRLSMEDFVGGLGKEFCVQNDGDNRSQLTVYVGKKWMNTGLELAKQVPSMETCRLSMEDFVGGLGKEFCVQNDGDNRSQLTV is encoded by the exons atgcaG CTCGGAAGCAAGGTGGTAAATAAGGGGATTCCGGAGGGCGTTTGGGTATCAGCGGTAGAGGCTTACTTTCAGGCAGCTGGGACGGCCGGAGCAGAGACGGCGAAGGGGGTGTTCCTGGGGCTGTTGGGGCGGTGCCACATCAGTGCCAGCGCCGCCGTGAGGGTCGCCCACAAGGTGGTTGGGGATGGTGGAAGTGGCGGTGAGGGGGCGAGGGTGAGGGCCAAAGTGGTGGCGGAGCTCGTGTCGGATGAGAGGGTCGTAGCACTCTTCTCCGGCGAGGCAGCCGGGAAGCAGAGGGTGGCTATGCATGCTCTACTATGGAATTG CGCTGCAGATCATTTTCGATCCAAAGACTATGAAACAAGTGCTGAGATTTTCGAAAAATCAATGCTTTATGTTCCATATGATTCAGAGAATAGTATACTCCGAGCCAAGGGCTTCAGAGTTTTGTGTCTCTGCCACCTTGGTCTCTCTCAACTTGATCAAGCTCAAGAATACATCAATGAGGCAGAAAAG CTTGAACCCAACATTACTGCTGCCTTCCTGAAG TTAAAGATCTATCTGCAGAAGAACGACAAGAATAGTTCAATTAATCAGATTCAAGCAATGACAACTTGCCTTGATTTTAGTCCAGACTTTCTCTCCCTTGCTGCGCATGAAGCTGTAGCTTGCCGTGCTCTTACTGTTGCTGTTGCTGCTCTATCTAGTCTCCTTAACTTTTatgccaatggaaaatccatGCCAACACCAGAAGTTGTAGTTCTACGTACCTTGATTACAATCCTAACTCAAGAGCCTGGCAATGAACTGGAAGTTTTCAAGTTTGTTAAATGGGCTTATAATCGTGCATCTGAGGTTGGCTCTGATTGCTTCTTTGGGAAAGGTGAGGTTGGAAGACGGGAAAGGAATTGGTTTGCGGTGACTTCATGGAACTTAGGGACAAAAACTGGGAAGGAGAGGAATTTTGAGTTATGTTCCCATTTCATGAAATTGGCAtccaaattttatggatttctgGTTGATTTGGAAGTAGAAGAAAACAGTATCATGGTTTGCAAATCGTTGATATTGACTGTATCTGCCACGATTGCTTCAGAGAATCAGAAAAATGCTGCATTGTCGGACAGTGAAGTAAAACAAGCTATCGAATTGCTAGATAGAGCAGGGAAG ATACTGAAGACAAACTCAACAGGAACTCGGCTTAATGATGATCAAGCTAGCAACATTGAGCCCGATCTCTTCTTCATATACACCTTCTGCGCCTATGAAATACAAGGACGGCTCAACGATTTAGGATCACAATTAGTCCTTGTGAAGGGCTTCGCCAGTTCAAAGGTGTGCAACCCCAGATACCTCCTTCAGATTGGCCTCCGCGCCTCACAGGGTCCATGGCCAAATTACGAAATAGCCACTTTTGCTCTAAATGAGTGCCTTTCAGCTCTTCTTTCATCACCATCCCCGGATTACCAAAATGTGGCTCTCATTGTCCGGAAGCTCATTGTAATAGCCAGCATACGCAAGGGTGAAACAGATGATGAAGCATTGCATGCAATGTACAAGCAAGCGTACCGAGTAATGGTCGGTTTGAAGGACGGTGAGTATCCCATTGAAGAGGGAAAATGGCTAGCCACGACGGCTTGGAACAGGGCAGCACTGCCAATGCGGTTAGGTCAGATTGATGTGGGAAAGAAATGGATGAATACTGGTCTGGAACTTGCTAAGCAAGTTCCTAGCATGGAGACTTGCAGGCTATCCATGGAGGATTTTGTTGGTGGCTTGGGGAAGGAATTTTGTGTGCAAAATGATGGCGACAACAGGTCTCAGCTCACTGTATATGTGGGAAAGAAATGGATGAATACTGGTCTGGAACTTGCTAAGCAAGTTCCTAGCATGGAGACTTGCAGGCTATCCATGGAGGATTTTGTTGGTGGCTTGGGGAAGGAATTTTGTGTGCAAAATGATGGCGACAACAGGTCTCAGCTCACTGTATGA
- the LOC132799411 gene encoding uncharacterized protein LOC132799411: MEGAWKGTESSTRRLSVRQKILNTALALKNWNRNVFGFCQSRVSDLEDKLQRIQRINPTDDNLLEEQSLQWELDEWRKRLELLWRQKSRELWINVGDRNTKFFHASTVANRKKIFIPALRDSNGTWKTTRSEVGNLLVEEFIKLFKADHLRRSERMGEFIQSCITYEDNRSLKAIPSEAEIWNVVKGMHPTKSPGPDGMSAVFS, translated from the coding sequence ATGGAGGGAGCTTGGAAAGGCACAGAGTCATCGACCAGAAGACTATCGGTCAGACAGAAAATCCTTAACACCGCTCTAGCCCTTAAAAACTGGAATAggaatgtttttggtttttgtcaaTCTAGAGTTTCGGACCTCGAAGATAAACTCCAACGGATACAAAGAATTAATCCAACTGATGATAACTTGCTTGAAGAGCAGAGTTTACAATGGGAACTAGATGAGTGGAGAAAAAGATTAGAGCTTCTGTGGCGACAAAAATCAAGAGAATTGTGGATCAATGTAGGTGACAGAAACACCAAATTCTTCCATGCCTCGACAGTTGCAAACaggaagaaaatttttataCCTGCCCTGAGAGATAGTAATGGAACCTGGAAAACAACTAGGAGCGAAGTGGGAAATCTGCTAGTAGAAGAGTTCATAAAGTTGTTTAAGGCAGACCATTTAAGGAGAAGTGAGAGGATGGGAGAGTTTATCCAAAGTTGTATTACTTATGAAGATAATAGATCTTTAAAAGCCATCCCTTCAGAAGCTGAAATCTGGAACGTGGTGAAAGGGATGCATCCTACTAAATCTCCTGGGCCCGATGGAATGTCTGCAGTATTCTCCTAA
- the LOC132805396 gene encoding uncharacterized protein LOC132805396 isoform X2 translates to MEDTQSVSTLIDTTTSKIQQLQKAFAELESHRAITLNLKWKEIEEHFHGLEKSLKRRFHELEDQEKEFETKTLAAREMLEKKELARERERELQLENTGHKTLENMAANKTVDVPSNEKQTTTMAANKTVGGPSNEKQTGQHEYPFQLFEDLGVGLAGHSALYFADGFVNIPAATATRVVVGGFQAFKMNAARLPADAGRFAAFCGLTTAFDSYIARACGVNDEWNFVGAAGAASGLVQWRGGLRSSLGSALSVAAVAILFQTFEVKE, encoded by the coding sequence ATGGAAGATACTCAATCAGTTTCTACACTGATAGACACTACAACCTCTAAGATACAACAGCTTCAGAAAGCATTTGCTGAACTTGAAAGTCACCGAGCAATAACTCTTAACTTGAAATGGAAGGAGATTGAAGAACATTTCCATGGGCTTGAGAAGTCCTTAAAGAGGCGTTTTCATGAGTTGGAAGATCAAGAAAAGGAGTTTGAAACCAAAACATTGGCAGCTCGTGAAATGTTGGAGAAGAAGGAattagcgagagagagagagagagagttacaaTTGGAAAATACAGGACACAAAACCCTAGAAAACATGGCGGCGAACAAGACAGTTGATGTGCCATCAAATGAAAAACAGACAACGACCATGGCGGCGAACAAGACAGTTGGTGGGCCATCAAATGAAAAACAGACTGGGCAGCACGAGTATCCTTTTCAGCTGTTCGAAGACTTGGGTGTTGGGCTCGCCGGCCACTCGGCCTTGTACTTCGCCGACGGCTTCGTCAATATCCCGGCCGCTACCGCTACTAGGGTCGTCGTTGGCGGCTTCCAGGCGTTCAAAATGAACGCCGCCAGGTTGCCTGCGGATGCGGGAAGATTTGCCGCGTTTTGCGGCTTGACGACGGCGTTCGATAGTTACATTGCACGGGCTTGCGGAGTCAACGATGAGTGGAACTTCGTCGGCGCCGCGGGAGCTGCCTCTGGGCTCGTACAGTGGCGTGGTGGTCTCCGATCATCACTGGGCTCAGCTCTCTCTGTTGCTGCTGTGGCCATCCTGTTTCAGACTTTTGAGGTAAAAGAGTAA